The proteins below are encoded in one region of Phaseolus vulgaris cultivar G19833 chromosome 1, P. vulgaris v2.0, whole genome shotgun sequence:
- the LOC137815443 gene encoding uncharacterized protein — MYGFVDPAYTNPVGPNSTETQAYITNILEKEGKQIYLCPYINEHHWQLLVLSMVDKTAVWFCSLHKKMPTKFKDIIDTSWRGYNILKGRSSSNNLNYIRVKCNKQPGSYECGYYIMQWMITIIRLGVKTGWKELFTEETPMSEEGISYVRDSWSTYFINFYNSSIGKQ, encoded by the exons atgtatggattcgtagatcctgcatatactaatcccgttggaccaaactcaactgagactcaagcatacatcactaacatcctggaaaaagagggaaaacaaatttatttatgcccttatattaatga gcatcattggcagttacttgtcttatcaatggttgataagactgctgtgtggttctgttccctacacaagaagatgcccacaaaatttaaggatatcattgatac ttcatggcgtggatataacatcctaaaaggtcgatccagttcaaataatttgaactacataagagtaaag tgtaataaacaaccaggaagctatgagtgtggctattacattatgcaatggatgattaccattataagactaggtgttaaaactggttggaaagag ttattcacagaagaaacaccaatgagtgaggaaggcatttcatatgttagagattcttggtccacatatttcattaatttttataactctagcataggtaaacaatag
- the LOC137815442 gene encoding uncharacterized protein, with amino-acid sequence MRQEFLSQQVCAEPIEPLVSPTPKSTKGSCAAPPTSGDDINGQTEDCELLVVGGKLPRVVALGKVYTNATTLHNVPLSPDVAKVTVEKVRFPDARVPLPSDEVTTVADAFQTFVAWPRELIRSMPEPHKPFQPPSPKKKREVPVDDPMASLRLIASQIGNDPFPVPWDNTFFQINTELPLMIYNTDLSEFISGKQELNISIIQFFMM; translated from the exons atgcgacaagagtttctatcgcaacaagtttgtgctgagccgattgaaccccttgttagtcccactcccaagagcacaaaggggagttgtgcggctcctccaacatcaggggatgatatcaatgggcagacagaggattgtgagctactggtagtgggcggcaaacttcctcgggtggtggcacttggaaaagtctatacaaacgccaccaccttacataacgttcctctctcccctgatgtggcgaaggtaacagttgaaaaagtacgatttcctgatgctcgtgttccactaccttcagatgaggtaaccactgtggccgatgcatttcagacattcgttgcctggcccagagagctcattcgatctatgcccgaacctcat aaaccttttcagccaccaagtccgaaaaagaagcgtgaggttccagttgacgatcctatggcttccctacgtctcattgctagtcagattggcaatgatccttttccagttccgtgggataatacattttttcaaatcaacactgaactgccactgatgatttacaacacagatttatcagaatttatatctgggaaacaggagctcaatataagtataattcaattttttatgatgtaa